The nucleotide sequence GGCGCCAAGAACGGTAAGCGCAGCAAGCAGCGCAACCTTGCAGTGTCCGAACCAGTCCTTGCCAATCACTTGCATGCTGAGCTTCCTCGCTTCCGATGACGTAACCGCCAGTTAGAGACAAGCAGTATAAATCCTTTCCGCCGCTTACAGCAGCCAGCGGATATGACGCGGGCTCTCGATGTCAAAGGGACAGACAAGCCCATATCACAGGCATATCCTGTCGATATCCACCAGGCCACACGAGGAAGCATCATGCCGGAACATGACTTGCAGTCACAGCTTGCGGAGCTGCGTAGCCAACTGGCCCAGGACGCACCGCTGAGTGAAGAAGAACGCGCCGCACTGCATACCATCGCGCAGGATATCGAATTGCGCCTGGCCAACCAGGGCATAGTCGATCAGAACGACTCGCTGGTTGATGGGGTCCATTTGGCGGTGGAACGCTTTGAGGTCAGCCATCCGAACACCGCCATGACGCTGCGAAACATCATGCAGACGCTGGCCAACATGGGTATTTGAAAGCAAAGTTGCCAGAAGCAGCTGGAGGCCGAAACGCGCCTCCAGCCTGCTTATTGCACTCACTGCCTGACGAGGCGCCGGTTGTCTGCCACCAAGGGCTCGGTGCTGCGATAAGGATTGATATCCAATCCGCCACGACGCAAATAGCGCGCATAGACAGTCAGCCGCTCCGGCTTGAGAAGGCGCTGAAGATCCAGAAAGATTCGTTCCACGCACTGCTCGTGGAAGTCGGCATGCTGACGAAAGCTCACCAGATACGCCAGCAGGCTAGCCGAGTCCAGCGCAGCCCCGCGGTAGTCGACCACCAGCGAACCCCAATCCGGCTGCCCAGTCACCGGACAGTTGGACCTGAGCAAATGACTGTGAACACAGTCCTCTACCTGGCGCCCGGCATCGCACCGCAACAGATCGGTCTGGGGCGCATCGTAGTCCTTGATGGTTACCTCAAGATCATCGATGCAGCGACCCGGCAAGGGCGCCACGCCTTCTGCTGCCACCTCATCCAGCGTACGCAGCCGTACCTCGACCTCCTTGCCGGCTGCTGCCGACAGGTCCTTCACCATCACAGCCTGCAGCGCCTCATGACTGTCGAAGACCGATTGGTTCAGCGAGTTGAGATAGAGCTTGAAGGACTTGGACTCGATGATGTTCGGCGAGTCGGCAGGAATTCTGAACTCTCCGATGGCCACCACCGGCTTGCCTGATGGCAGCAGCCAGGACAACTCGTAGCAATTCCAGATATCGACGCCCTGATAGGGCAACGTTTCGGCCGTCAAACCCAGCTCGGCCCATTTGGGTGCGCGCGGTATCGGAAACAGCTGCTCGGGACTGTACGTCGCGACATAGGCGCTGGACTTGCCCAGCGGTGAAAGTTCGGCAGGATGCTGCATGGAAAAACCTAAAGAGCTTGAAAGTGAAACGCTGCGCAGTCTAACAGCGCACTGAAAAACTATCTGCGCCAGCCAGCCGGGAGCCTCGCCGCCTCGATTGCCGAGGCGGCCGGAGCGCACCTGGCTTACTGACGCATGCCGCGACCGCTTATCAACAGGCGAATGCACCACAGGTACAGCACTACTGCTGCAGCCGCCATAAACGCGATTGCAATGCCGATGCTGATATCCGAAACCCCGAGGATGCCGTAACGGAACGCGTTGACCATATGCAACACCGGGTTGGCCAGCGACAACGTCTGCCAGAACGGCGACAGCAGGTTGATCGAATAGAACACCCCTCCCAGATATGTCAGAGGCGTGAGCACGAAGGTCGGAATGATGGAAATATCGTCGAAGTTGCGTGCAAAGATCGCATTCAAAAAACCGCCGAAAGCGAAGATCGCCGACGTCAGAGTTATCACCAGCAGCGTGAC is from Pseudomonas saudiphocaensis and encodes:
- a CDS encoding DUF4404 family protein; this translates as MPEHDLQSQLAELRSQLAQDAPLSEEERAALHTIAQDIELRLANQGIVDQNDSLVDGVHLAVERFEVSHPNTAMTLRNIMQTLANMGI
- the queF gene encoding NADPH-dependent 7-cyano-7-deazaguanine reductase QueF (Catalyzes the NADPH-dependent reduction of 7-cyano-7-deazaguanine (preQ0) to 7-aminomethyl-7-deazaguanine (preQ1) in queuosine biosynthesis), translated to MQHPAELSPLGKSSAYVATYSPEQLFPIPRAPKWAELGLTAETLPYQGVDIWNCYELSWLLPSGKPVVAIGEFRIPADSPNIIESKSFKLYLNSLNQSVFDSHEALQAVMVKDLSAAAGKEVEVRLRTLDEVAAEGVAPLPGRCIDDLEVTIKDYDAPQTDLLRCDAGRQVEDCVHSHLLRSNCPVTGQPDWGSLVVDYRGAALDSASLLAYLVSFRQHADFHEQCVERIFLDLQRLLKPERLTVYARYLRRGGLDINPYRSTEPLVADNRRLVRQ